One genomic window of Trichlorobacter lovleyi includes the following:
- a CDS encoding ABC transporter substrate-binding protein, with protein sequence MQTQALHKDMTIKELLEQHPETLEVLVANGFENLKDPKVLAGVGGFLKLERAALTKNYDLDNFLGLLQQKVDEKSNQVDVTMKQTQQEQSEITISGLLPCPVRLPLLEGFNGFIEQYTKESGITVSYKFEAASLGSDWMEEHIQKVTDPDQLPDIFVSAGFETFFDPRTIGKFKDQGLFSDLTGGPVNTSFDGLELKDPKGHYGLISVVPSAFMVNHDELGDLPVPRTWADILKPEFEQKVALPVGDFDLFNAILLTIHKQFGDEGVRKLGRCMLKSMHPAQMIKNAQRVAEEKPPVTIIPYFFSRMAGMVKSLEIVWPEDGAIISPIFMLAKKEKQAKLQPIADFLYSKEVGEILTNKGLFPSLNPAVENQLPEQHPWQWVGWDYLYSHDIAAQIRYTVGLFEEAMNADE encoded by the coding sequence ATGCAGACACAAGCGCTACACAAAGATATGACCATTAAGGAACTGCTGGAACAGCACCCGGAGACGCTGGAGGTGCTGGTTGCCAATGGATTTGAAAACCTGAAGGACCCCAAGGTGCTGGCCGGTGTTGGCGGCTTTTTGAAGCTGGAGCGGGCAGCCCTGACCAAGAACTACGACCTGGACAATTTTCTGGGACTCCTGCAGCAGAAGGTCGATGAAAAGAGCAATCAGGTGGATGTCACCATGAAACAGACCCAGCAGGAGCAGAGCGAGATCACCATTTCCGGACTGCTGCCCTGCCCGGTACGGCTGCCGCTGCTGGAAGGGTTCAACGGCTTTATCGAGCAGTATACCAAAGAGAGCGGCATCACGGTCAGCTACAAGTTTGAGGCGGCCTCGCTGGGGTCTGACTGGATGGAGGAACATATCCAGAAGGTTACCGACCCTGATCAGTTGCCGGATATCTTTGTCTCGGCCGGATTTGAGACCTTTTTTGATCCCCGTACCATCGGCAAGTTCAAGGATCAGGGGCTGTTCAGCGACCTGACCGGCGGCCCGGTTAACACCAGTTTTGATGGCCTGGAGCTGAAAGACCCCAAAGGTCACTATGGTCTGATTTCAGTGGTGCCGTCTGCCTTCATGGTCAACCATGACGAACTGGGGGACCTGCCGGTGCCCCGTACCTGGGCGGATATCCTCAAGCCGGAGTTTGAGCAGAAGGTGGCCCTGCCGGTGGGGGATTTTGACCTGTTCAATGCCATCCTGCTCACCATCCATAAGCAATTTGGTGACGAAGGAGTGAGAAAGCTGGGACGCTGCATGCTGAAGTCGATGCATCCGGCCCAGATGATCAAGAATGCCCAGCGGGTGGCAGAGGAAAAGCCGCCGGTGACGATCATCCCCTACTTTTTCAGCCGGATGGCCGGCATGGTCAAGAGTCTGGAGATCGTCTGGCCTGAAGACGGTGCCATCATCAGCCCGATCTTCATGCTGGCCAAGAAGGAGAAACAAGCCAAGCTGCAGCCGATTGCCGACTTCCTCTACAGCAAGGAGGTGGGTGAGATCCTGACCAACAAGGGACTGTTCCCGTCCCTGAACCCGGCTGTGGAAAACCAGTTGCCGGAGCAGCACCCCTGGCAGTGGGTCGGCTGGGACTACCTCTACAGCCACGATATCGCAGCCCAGATCAGGTACACGGTGGGGCTGTTTGAAGAGGCAATGAACGCGGATGAATGA
- a CDS encoding GTP-binding protein has translation MHFLTVSGPPSSGKTSVILRVIEALQAKQQKIGVVKYDCLMTEDDLRYAKKGVLVKKGLSGSQCPDHYFVSNIEACVKWGVENDCDFLISESAGLCNRCSPHIKDITAVCVIDNLSGINTPRKIGPMLKSADIVVITKGDIVSQAEREVFASRVKQVNPGAVIMNINGITGQGAFELTTLFEEASDIETLKGMRLRFSMPSALCSYCLGETRIGDEYQTGNVRKMES, from the coding sequence ATGCATTTTCTGACCGTATCCGGCCCGCCATCGTCCGGCAAGACCTCGGTAATCCTGCGGGTGATTGAGGCGCTGCAGGCCAAGCAGCAAAAGATCGGGGTGGTCAAGTATGACTGCCTGATGACTGAGGATGACCTGCGCTACGCCAAGAAGGGGGTGCTGGTCAAGAAGGGGCTCTCGGGCTCCCAGTGCCCGGATCACTACTTTGTCAGTAACATCGAGGCCTGTGTCAAATGGGGCGTCGAGAACGATTGCGATTTTCTGATCAGCGAATCTGCCGGTCTCTGCAACCGCTGTTCTCCCCATATCAAGGATATCACGGCCGTCTGCGTGATCGACAACTTAAGCGGCATCAATACCCCGCGTAAGATCGGGCCGATGCTGAAATCGGCCGATATCGTGGTGATCACCAAGGGTGATATTGTCTCCCAGGCCGAGCGGGAGGTGTTTGCCTCACGGGTCAAGCAGGTCAACCCCGGCGCGGTGATCATGAACATCAACGGCATTACCGGCCAGGGGGCCTTTGAGCTGACTACCCTGTTTGAAGAGGCCTCGGATATCGAGACCCTGAAGGGGATGCGGCTGCGTTTCTCCATGCCGTCGGCACTCTGCTCCTACTGTCTGGGTGAGACGCGGATCGGTGATGAATATCAGACCGGCAATGTGCGCAAGATGGAGTCTTGA
- a CDS encoding ATP-binding cassette domain-containing protein: MNYQDLLLQPLKQLLADYPWLEDFFSSFGLQLPVTEQPLHQYLDRLDPDQLLDLGISQEQLQQSLHDFMAGMLALDEAAEKVESLTIIGGFDKTGTAEQLELTLRPGEVICIVGPTGSGKSRLLADIEWVAQGDTPTRRKILINNSVPDNKWRFSTEHKLVAQLSQNMNFVMDLTAEEFVRMHAESRLVPDPEEKVVRILEQANQLAGEQFKPDTPVTSLSGGQSRALMIADMAILSKSPIVLIDEIENAGIDRKKALELLVKQEKIILMATHDPILALMGDKRLVIKNGGIAKIIASSDAERKNLSRLEELDNTLLALRNRIRFGETLEEL, from the coding sequence ATGAACTACCAGGATCTTTTACTACAACCCTTGAAGCAGTTGCTGGCCGACTACCCCTGGCTGGAGGATTTCTTCAGCTCATTCGGCCTGCAGCTACCGGTCACGGAACAGCCTTTGCACCAGTACCTGGATCGGCTTGACCCTGATCAGCTGCTTGATCTGGGTATCAGCCAGGAGCAGCTGCAACAGAGCCTGCATGACTTTATGGCCGGTATGCTGGCCCTGGATGAGGCTGCTGAAAAGGTGGAGTCGCTGACCATCATCGGCGGTTTTGACAAGACCGGAACTGCTGAACAGTTGGAACTGACGCTCAGGCCGGGAGAGGTGATCTGCATCGTCGGTCCCACCGGTTCCGGCAAGAGTCGCCTGCTGGCTGATATCGAGTGGGTGGCCCAGGGGGATACCCCCACCAGGCGCAAAATCCTGATCAACAACAGTGTGCCGGACAACAAGTGGCGTTTCTCAACCGAACATAAACTGGTGGCCCAGCTGTCCCAGAACATGAACTTTGTCATGGACCTGACCGCCGAGGAGTTCGTGCGGATGCATGCGGAAAGCCGCCTGGTGCCTGATCCGGAAGAAAAGGTGGTCAGGATTCTGGAACAGGCCAATCAGCTGGCCGGTGAACAGTTCAAGCCGGATACACCGGTCACCTCGCTCAGCGGCGGGCAGTCCCGCGCCCTGATGATCGCCGATATGGCGATCCTGAGCAAGTCACCGATCGTGCTGATCGACGAGATTGAGAATGCCGGTATTGATCGTAAAAAGGCGCTGGAATTGCTGGTGAAGCAGGAAAAAATCATCCTGATGGCTACCCATGACCCGATCCTGGCGCTGATGGGGGATAAACGGCTGGTGATCAAAAACGGCGGCATTGCCAAGATCATTGCATCAAGCGATGCAGAACGGAAGAATCTGTCCAGGCTGGAAGAGCTGGATAACACCCTGCTGGCCCTGCGTAACAGGATCAGGTTCGGGGAAACGCTTGAGGAACTCTAA
- a CDS encoding HDOD domain-containing protein — MGFSLDLRYQICLQPIELPVFNPVALELLQLLADPTVEIDHVTEIIQKDQGLSIQVLRMANSSAYVGRARSETIKDAVNRLGGKQITSLAMAASQAALHASENPVVNEVMRHLWLHSHACALGCRSLAVSSGHRELADQAYLAGLLHDIGKLYLLKAMERISLSREISFELDLETLLDVFSDMHVEQGVRIMNHWDIPPLYCAIAAHHHAETFDPADTLLAIVRLVNFNSMQYNLNLYPRLVQPPDALPEISLLRVGDPELAKLETDMQVVCA, encoded by the coding sequence ATGGGGTTCTCGCTTGATCTTCGTTACCAGATCTGCCTGCAGCCGATTGAACTGCCGGTCTTCAATCCGGTCGCCCTGGAGCTGCTCCAGCTGTTGGCCGATCCGACTGTTGAAATCGACCATGTCACCGAGATCATCCAGAAGGACCAGGGGCTATCGATTCAGGTGCTCAGGATGGCCAATTCATCCGCCTATGTCGGGCGTGCCCGCTCTGAAACCATTAAGGATGCCGTCAATCGCCTGGGGGGAAAACAGATTACCAGTCTGGCAATGGCTGCCTCACAGGCCGCTCTGCACGCCTCCGAAAATCCGGTGGTGAATGAGGTGATGCGGCATCTCTGGCTGCATTCCCACGCCTGCGCACTGGGCTGTCGTTCCCTGGCTGTCAGCAGCGGCCACCGTGAGCTGGCAGATCAGGCCTACCTGGCAGGTCTGCTGCATGATATCGGCAAGCTCTATCTGCTGAAGGCGATGGAGCGGATCAGCCTGTCCCGGGAGATCAGTTTTGAACTGGATCTTGAAACCCTGCTGGATGTCTTTTCCGATATGCATGTTGAGCAGGGGGTCCGCATCATGAACCACTGGGATATCCCACCCCTGTATTGTGCTATTGCTGCACACCATCACGCCGAGACCTTTGATCCTGCTGATACCCTGCTGGCCATTGTCCGGCTGGTCAACTTCAACAGCATGCAGTACAACCTCAACCTGTATCCACGGCTGGTGCAACCTCCGGATGCCCTGCCTGAGATCTCGCTGCTGAGGGTGGGGGATCCGGAGCTGGCAAAATTGGAAACGGATATGCAGGTGGTCTGTGCCTAA
- a CDS encoding PilZ domain-containing protein has protein sequence MNITDLYSTRIQKSFDEDQAEILAILQANLKQPLKLINYYQGIPLSYPATIASISKGIVDLDLHEVQAFTIEQTHSTFIRSPLFKHALFAQAQYVNVSKRAAAFVRFSYVEIMAEHRSFVRVAVDSQDPVLIESPLGRIEGQLYDISLSGLNVLIDHSCPLEPGAETTVQFILRSPETGQAINARLPAILIGVAGDAPPYSYRFAISPEKQLESQISQYIFQRQVAIIRGVKEVVC, from the coding sequence ATGAACATTACTGATCTTTACAGCACCCGGATCCAAAAGAGCTTTGACGAAGACCAGGCTGAGATCCTTGCCATACTGCAGGCAAACCTCAAACAGCCTCTCAAGCTGATCAACTATTATCAGGGGATTCCACTGTCCTATCCGGCAACCATCGCCTCCATCAGCAAGGGGATTGTCGATCTGGATCTGCATGAGGTGCAGGCCTTTACCATTGAGCAGACCCACTCAACCTTCATACGAAGTCCCCTGTTCAAGCATGCCCTGTTTGCCCAGGCACAGTATGTCAATGTCAGTAAGAGGGCCGCAGCCTTTGTGCGGTTCTCCTACGTTGAGATCATGGCCGAACACCGGAGTTTTGTCAGGGTTGCGGTGGATTCTCAGGACCCGGTTTTGATTGAATCACCACTGGGGAGAATTGAGGGGCAGTTGTACGATATCTCGCTCTCCGGACTGAATGTCCTGATAGACCATTCCTGCCCTCTGGAGCCCGGTGCCGAAACAACCGTACAGTTTATACTCAGAAGCCCTGAAACAGGCCAGGCGATCAACGCCCGTCTCCCGGCGATCCTGATCGGTGTCGCCGGTGACGCTCCACCCTACAGTTACCGTTTTGCCATCAGCCCTGAAAAGCAGCTTGAAAGCCAGATCTCACAGTATATCTTTCAGCGTCAGGTTGCGATTATCAGGGGGGTTAAAGAGGTGGTCTGCTGA
- a CDS encoding ATP-binding protein encodes MALSSIKKRILFSVVFFLGLVFSITAIGTYAYFRHETTHLIHEQQFALLSGVATGLDDKLSTAHNALITAATSIPQDLLNSPEKAQAWLDNRLGLKGIFASGRFLFTPEGRLLVESPQLPKRRGHDFSSREYYQTTVSTDKPYISLPYPSSKHGRPAIMMTAPIYASDGRLRAIMGGTLDLLSERNFFSELPRIKIGKTGYLYLTGPERTMIIHPDPGRIMKQAAPPGANRYYDKALEGFEGSGETVNSRGLHVIASFKRLKTTNWILASNYPVAEAYQPIARFRMIYLAGICIALLGGAAGAWWLAARITRHLRRLTTAITTIDPHQLKQASPVQVQTGDEVEQLADAFNALLVQVSTANQQLVQAQQLTHTGSWEHDHRTGRLIWSAETFRIFEKDPHQFKPGFDSVIEAMHPDDRDRVVQAYSASLKQQSSYNVTHRLLMPDGRIKHIHEQCETCFDEAGNPVRSIGTAQDITEQISRKRRQELLFRAITESGLGILLIDHDYTIRYMNSALKSSYGEQTGKLCHTVLGRSETPCSYCHFDERLSDGSSVTKEISHPDGTIFSVVTMPFMDSDGTPCMLELMRDITKEAKLNQSLRESEEKFSTAFRANPALMAISTLEEGIILDINTAFSSLLGFTRGEVIGKSSKELEILEDFSQRQAIHDLLLEQGCVRNHPIDVRTKSGALCNGLYSADVIRFQDQKLVLSVLLDITERVQAEKELEKTRQAAEAANRAKSEFLSNMSHEIRTPMNGVVGMAELLQYTDLTTEQQEYLNCIKISADNLLTLINDILDLSKIEAGMIELEYTGFSLRKTISDITTTQLSFIHRKHLQLETRIPAELPDLLCGDQLRFKQILLNLLNNAIKFTDQGSVTIAAELLKQQESYALIRISVTDTGIGISPEARDKIFAPFTQADSSTTRKYGGTGLGLTICRQLAELMGGTIWLESRPGQGSSFHLELPFTLMHSHENQTRSKPQIEPMQTGTPLTILVAEDNPLNLQTVELILKKLGHHPVSTRNGHEAVERWRKGDIDLILMDIQMPVLGGADAVTMIRRDELAMNRHTPVVALTADALKGTEEWLLAEGFDGYLAKPIEIMKIRDVLKLATERAARKN; translated from the coding sequence ATGGCCTTATCAAGCATAAAAAAGCGAATTCTGTTCAGTGTCGTGTTTTTTCTCGGGCTTGTTTTCAGCATCACCGCCATCGGCACCTATGCCTATTTTCGGCATGAGACCACCCACCTGATCCACGAGCAGCAGTTTGCCCTGCTCTCCGGCGTGGCAACTGGGTTGGATGACAAACTGTCCACCGCCCATAACGCCCTGATTACCGCTGCGACCTCAATCCCCCAAGATCTGCTCAACAGCCCGGAAAAGGCCCAGGCCTGGCTGGATAACCGGCTTGGCCTGAAAGGCATCTTTGCCAGCGGACGGTTCCTGTTTACCCCGGAAGGGCGGCTCCTGGTTGAATCCCCTCAACTGCCGAAACGCCGTGGACATGATTTTTCCTCACGGGAATACTACCAAACAACCGTTTCCACCGACAAACCCTACATATCACTGCCCTACCCCTCGTCCAAGCATGGCCGCCCAGCCATCATGATGACGGCGCCGATCTATGCTTCAGACGGACGTCTGCGAGCCATTATGGGTGGCACCCTTGACCTGTTATCCGAGCGCAACTTCTTCAGTGAGCTGCCCCGGATAAAGATCGGCAAGACCGGTTATCTCTACCTGACCGGCCCTGAACGCACCATGATCATTCACCCCGATCCGGGCCGTATCATGAAGCAGGCTGCACCGCCAGGTGCCAACCGCTATTACGACAAGGCGCTTGAGGGTTTTGAAGGCAGTGGCGAAACGGTCAACAGTCGCGGTTTGCATGTCATCGCTTCATTTAAACGGCTTAAGACAACCAACTGGATTCTGGCGTCCAACTACCCGGTTGCCGAGGCCTATCAACCGATTGCACGTTTCAGGATGATCTATCTGGCCGGTATCTGCATTGCCTTGTTGGGCGGTGCGGCCGGAGCCTGGTGGCTGGCCGCCAGAATCACCCGGCATCTGCGCAGGCTTACCACTGCCATCACCACTATTGATCCCCATCAACTGAAACAGGCCAGCCCGGTACAGGTTCAAACCGGTGACGAGGTGGAACAGCTGGCCGATGCCTTCAATGCACTGCTTGTTCAGGTCAGCACCGCAAACCAGCAGCTGGTACAGGCGCAACAGCTTACCCACACCGGTTCATGGGAACATGATCACCGTACAGGCCGACTGATCTGGTCAGCCGAAACATTCAGAATCTTTGAAAAAGACCCGCATCAGTTCAAACCAGGCTTTGACAGCGTCATAGAGGCCATGCACCCGGATGACCGGGACCGGGTGGTGCAGGCCTACTCGGCCTCGCTGAAGCAGCAGAGCAGCTACAATGTTACCCACCGGCTGTTGATGCCGGATGGCCGGATCAAGCATATCCATGAACAATGTGAAACCTGCTTTGATGAGGCGGGCAACCCAGTCCGCTCGATCGGAACAGCCCAGGACATTACTGAGCAGATAAGCCGGAAAAGACGTCAGGAGCTGCTGTTCCGGGCCATTACCGAAAGCGGACTGGGCATACTGTTGATTGATCACGATTACACCATCCGTTACATGAACTCTGCCCTCAAAAGCAGCTATGGCGAACAGACCGGCAAGCTCTGCCATACGGTGCTGGGCAGATCAGAGACCCCCTGCAGTTACTGTCACTTTGATGAGCGCCTGTCTGATGGCAGCAGCGTCACCAAGGAGATCTCCCATCCCGACGGCACCATCTTCAGCGTTGTCACCATGCCGTTCATGGACAGCGATGGCACCCCCTGCATGCTGGAGCTGATGCGGGATATCACCAAAGAGGCCAAGCTTAATCAAAGCCTGCGGGAGTCGGAGGAAAAATTTTCAACGGCATTCAGGGCCAACCCGGCCTTAATGGCCATCAGTACGCTTGAAGAGGGCATTATCCTTGACATTAACACGGCATTCAGCTCCCTGCTTGGTTTCACCAGAGGCGAGGTCATCGGCAAGAGTTCAAAGGAGCTGGAGATACTCGAAGATTTTTCTCAACGCCAGGCCATACATGACCTGCTGCTTGAGCAGGGCTGCGTGCGTAACCACCCCATTGATGTCAGAACAAAATCAGGTGCGCTTTGCAACGGACTTTATTCGGCCGATGTGATCAGGTTCCAGGATCAAAAACTGGTTCTGTCCGTATTGCTGGATATTACCGAGCGTGTGCAGGCTGAAAAGGAGCTGGAAAAGACCAGACAGGCGGCAGAGGCCGCTAATCGGGCAAAAAGCGAATTTCTCTCCAATATGAGCCATGAAATCCGTACACCAATGAACGGCGTGGTCGGCATGGCTGAACTTCTGCAGTATACCGACCTGACCACAGAGCAGCAGGAATATCTGAACTGTATCAAGATCTCGGCCGACAACCTGCTCACACTGATCAACGACATCCTTGACCTCTCCAAGATCGAGGCAGGCATGATCGAGCTGGAGTATACCGGTTTCTCATTACGCAAGACCATCAGCGACATCACCACCACCCAGCTGTCATTCATCCACCGCAAACACCTCCAGCTTGAGACACGTATCCCGGCAGAGCTGCCGGACCTTCTCTGTGGTGATCAGCTCAGGTTCAAGCAGATCCTGCTCAACCTGCTGAATAACGCCATCAAATTTACTGATCAGGGCAGTGTTACCATCGCTGCCGAACTTTTGAAACAGCAGGAGAGCTACGCCCTGATCCGTATCAGTGTCACGGATACAGGTATTGGCATCTCTCCCGAGGCTCGGGACAAAATCTTTGCCCCCTTTACGCAGGCAGACAGTTCCACCACCCGTAAATATGGCGGAACAGGACTAGGACTCACCATTTGCCGGCAGCTGGCCGAACTGATGGGTGGCACCATCTGGCTTGAAAGCCGGCCGGGCCAAGGCAGCAGCTTCCATCTTGAACTGCCGTTTACGCTCATGCATAGCCATGAAAACCAGACCAGATCAAAACCACAGATTGAGCCGATGCAGACCGGAACCCCGCTTACCATACTGGTTGCCGAAGATAACCCGCTGAACCTGCAGACCGTTGAGCTCATCCTCAAAAAACTGGGACACCACCCGGTAAGTACCCGCAATGGCCATGAAGCTGTTGAACGTTGGAGAAAGGGAGATATCGATCTGATCCTGATGGATATACAGATGCCGGTACTGGGTGGAGCAGATGCCGTTACGATGATACGGAGGGACGAGCTGGCAATGAACAGGCATACTCCCGTTGTTGCGCTGACTGCCGATGCCTTGAAAGGTACTGAGGAATGGTTGCTTGCCGAGGGGTTTGATGGCTATCTTGCAAAACCGATTGAAATCATGAAAATCCGGGATGTGCTGAAGCTGGCAACGGAGAGAGCGGCCCGGAAGAACTGA
- a CDS encoding methyl-accepting chemotaxis protein, producing MLKNLSIRIKLLLLLLLPVLGLLFFSGREVLDKYATLQDIRQTEQLIGLSVRTGALVHELQKERGLSSGFINAKGEKFRSELAKQRGLCDEQFKQLAAFIAATPDAATIVRQALDAAAKQQEKLSDIRNKVDALTIEGKESFAFYTAINYSYLDVVAAVGRSSKEPTLMRAAIAYFAFSKVKEEMGKERATLNAVIAGNAFSDETYQRTFGILSAQKSFMEGFRKFGSRTAVTTYDEKAQSESFKKVDELRNAVLAKGMAGNFEITPETWFSAITAKIDQMKEIEDGIAKGILQQASDQAGTARLALILSIAISLVMAVLTLLLSLLIVGSITGPLRKLVEMLQDIAQGEGDLTRRLDANRKDEFGEVSHWFNRFVENIHSIISQASSTTVQVATASNQLHSTAEQIATAAEEVACQSATVATASEEMSATSNDISRNCSLASDVANRASEMAQDGACVVQETIAGMQTIADKVRESARTVEALGARSDQIGAIVGTIEDIADQTNLLALNAAIEAARAGEMGRGFAVVADEVRALAERTTRATREIGEMIKAIQQETGGAVVSMEQGVAEVEKGMDSSRRSGDALQQILEGISEVTLQVHQIATAAEEQTAVTGEISSNIHQITDVVQQTANGAHQTAGAASELSGLAKDLEGLVGRFKL from the coding sequence ATGCTCAAGAACCTCAGCATCCGCATCAAACTGTTACTTCTGCTTTTGCTACCGGTGCTCGGACTGCTCTTTTTTTCAGGTCGTGAGGTTCTTGATAAGTATGCAACCCTGCAGGACATCAGACAGACAGAGCAACTGATCGGGCTCTCGGTACGCACCGGTGCACTGGTACATGAGCTGCAGAAAGAACGGGGGCTTTCTTCCGGCTTTATAAATGCAAAAGGCGAAAAATTCAGATCAGAACTGGCTAAACAGCGTGGACTTTGCGATGAGCAGTTCAAGCAGCTGGCAGCATTCATCGCTGCCACTCCTGATGCGGCAACAATCGTCAGGCAGGCCCTTGATGCCGCAGCAAAACAGCAGGAAAAACTCTCAGATATCCGTAACAAGGTTGATGCACTGACAATTGAAGGCAAGGAGTCGTTTGCGTTTTATACCGCCATTAACTACTCCTACCTGGATGTGGTTGCAGCAGTGGGACGCAGCAGCAAGGAGCCGACACTGATGCGCGCCGCCATTGCCTATTTTGCCTTTTCAAAGGTTAAGGAGGAGATGGGCAAGGAACGGGCCACACTGAATGCCGTCATTGCCGGCAATGCCTTTAGTGATGAGACCTACCAGCGCACCTTCGGCATCCTTTCCGCACAAAAAAGCTTTATGGAAGGATTCCGCAAGTTCGGATCACGCACCGCAGTCACAACCTATGATGAAAAGGCACAGTCTGAATCATTCAAAAAGGTAGATGAACTGCGCAACGCCGTGCTTGCAAAGGGGATGGCCGGTAACTTTGAAATCACGCCGGAAACCTGGTTTAGCGCCATTACCGCCAAAATTGATCAGATGAAAGAGATCGAAGACGGGATCGCAAAAGGGATCTTGCAACAGGCATCCGACCAGGCAGGCACAGCCCGCCTGGCGCTGATTTTAAGTATTGCCATATCACTGGTAATGGCTGTCCTGACCCTGCTGCTCAGCCTGCTGATTGTCGGCAGCATTACCGGACCGTTGCGCAAGCTGGTAGAGATGCTGCAGGATATCGCCCAGGGCGAGGGAGACCTGACCCGGCGTCTGGATGCCAACCGCAAGGATGAGTTTGGCGAAGTAAGCCACTGGTTTAACCGCTTTGTTGAGAATATCCACTCCATCATCTCCCAGGCTTCCAGCACGACTGTGCAGGTGGCCACTGCCTCAAACCAGTTGCATAGCACTGCCGAGCAGATCGCGACAGCCGCCGAAGAGGTGGCCTGCCAGTCAGCCACGGTTGCCACAGCCAGTGAAGAGATGTCAGCCACCTCCAACGACATCTCCCGCAACTGCAGTCTGGCATCAGATGTCGCCAACCGTGCCAGCGAGATGGCCCAGGATGGCGCCTGCGTGGTACAGGAAACCATTGCAGGCATGCAGACCATTGCAGACAAGGTACGGGAATCCGCCCGTACGGTTGAGGCGCTGGGAGCCCGCTCAGACCAGATCGGGGCCATTGTAGGAACCATTGAGGATATCGCCGACCAGACTAACCTGCTGGCCCTGAACGCGGCCATTGAGGCGGCCCGGGCCGGTGAGATGGGACGGGGCTTTGCTGTGGTTGCCGATGAAGTACGGGCCCTGGCAGAGCGGACGACCCGCGCCACCCGCGAGATTGGCGAGATGATCAAGGCGATCCAGCAGGAAACAGGTGGCGCCGTGGTCTCAATGGAACAGGGGGTTGCAGAGGTGGAGAAAGGGATGGACAGCTCACGCCGTTCCGGCGACGCCCTGCAACAGATTCTGGAAGGGATCAGCGAAGTTACCCTGCAGGTACACCAGATCGCCACGGCAGCTGAAGAACAGACCGCCGTCACCGGCGAGATCTCCAGCAATATCCACCAGATCACCGATGTCGTACAGCAGACCGCCAACGGTGCCCATCAAACCGCCGGTGCAGCGTCGGAACTATCCGGCCTGGCGAAAGATCTTGAAGGACTGGTGGGACGATTCAAGCTATAG